In Streptomyces sp. NBC_01439, the following are encoded in one genomic region:
- a CDS encoding FAD-binding oxidoreductase, which yields MAPLSKAGAALTALREDLSGGVFAPEDPGYDEARTLFNAMIDRRPAVIAQCESTADVVTAVRFARELDLNIAVRGGGHSVAGMSLNDGGLVVDLRRMHEVTVHPAAGAAHVEGGATMSHLDRACEPYGLATTGGRASTTGVGGYVLGGGSGWLDRKFGLAVDNLLGVDLVTAEGEVVHATAEEHPELFWGLHGGGGNFGVATSLTLRLYELPAMSIAFLLYLPERGPEVVRTYRDVIEAAPPEASGAALYLTGPPEEFVPQHLVGRLLAGALLTYAGPEDEMRRLAEPLLAIPHESEIVTAIPYADLQCMIDDPPGMRNYWSAEYLTGCPDAFVDVFCARAEAMPVPTGTQHLVFPQGGAVASGPADYPVPYRDSPWAVHPFGIWEDPADDERCRQWVKDVRADARPWSTGAVYLNFTGDEGVERVVSGLGGENMQRLGALKRQYDPDNIFRFNHNIQPA from the coding sequence ATGGCTCCCCTGTCGAAGGCGGGCGCGGCCCTGACCGCGCTCCGCGAGGATCTGTCCGGCGGGGTCTTCGCTCCGGAGGATCCGGGGTACGACGAGGCCCGGACCCTCTTCAACGCGATGATCGACCGCAGACCCGCCGTCATCGCCCAGTGCGAGAGCACGGCGGACGTGGTGACCGCGGTCCGGTTCGCGAGGGAACTGGACCTGAACATCGCCGTGCGCGGCGGCGGGCACAGCGTGGCCGGGATGTCCCTCAACGACGGCGGCCTCGTCGTGGACCTGCGCCGGATGCACGAGGTGACGGTCCATCCGGCGGCCGGGGCCGCGCACGTCGAGGGCGGGGCCACCATGAGCCACCTGGACCGGGCCTGCGAGCCCTACGGACTGGCGACGACCGGCGGCCGCGCCTCCACCACCGGCGTCGGCGGGTACGTGCTGGGCGGCGGCAGCGGCTGGTTGGACCGGAAGTTCGGCCTGGCCGTGGACAACCTGCTGGGCGTGGACCTGGTCACCGCCGAGGGCGAGGTCGTCCACGCGACCGCGGAGGAGCACCCGGAGCTGTTCTGGGGGCTGCACGGCGGCGGCGGGAACTTCGGCGTCGCCACCTCGCTGACCCTGCGGCTGTACGAACTGCCCGCCATGTCGATCGCGTTCCTGCTGTACCTGCCGGAGCGCGGGCCCGAGGTGGTCCGTACGTACCGGGACGTCATCGAGGCCGCGCCGCCCGAGGCCTCGGGCGCAGCCCTCTACCTCACCGGCCCGCCCGAAGAGTTCGTCCCGCAGCACCTGGTCGGGCGGCTGCTGGCCGGGGCGCTGCTGACGTACGCGGGCCCCGAGGACGAGATGCGGCGGCTGGCCGAACCGCTGCTGGCGATCCCCCACGAGTCGGAGATCGTCACGGCCATCCCGTACGCCGACCTCCAGTGCATGATCGACGACCCGCCGGGCATGCGGAACTACTGGTCGGCCGAGTACCTCACCGGCTGTCCCGACGCGTTCGTGGACGTCTTCTGCGCCCGCGCCGAGGCCATGCCGGTACCGACCGGCACCCAGCACCTGGTCTTCCCGCAGGGCGGCGCCGTGGCGTCCGGCCCGGCCGACTACCCGGTGCCGTACCGCGACTCGCCGTGGGCGGTGCACCCGTTCGGGATCTGGGAGGACCCGGCCGACGACGAGCGCTGCCGGCAGTGGGTCAAGGACGTCCGCGCCGACGCCCGGCCGTGGAGCACCGGCGCGGTCTACCTCAACTTCACCGGGGACGAGGGCGTGGAGCGGGTGGTCTCGGGCCTCGGCGGCGAGAACATGCAGCGGCTGGGCGCGCTCAAGCGCCAGTACGACCCCGACAACATCTTCCGCTTCAACCACAACATCCAGCCCGCCTGA
- a CDS encoding PucR family transcriptional regulator, which yields MENQGGITVQRALELPGLRGGLPEVVACADRLGRTVRWVHAGEVPNIASLLKGGELLLTTGLGLGTRPAEQRAFVRRLADRGIAALVVELGPRFTRLPATLVETARSAGLPLVQLHREVPFVAVTEEVHTEIVNHHYALLQRAEEVHRRCTEALLGGGGIPQVLRILADLTGNPVFLETPDGQLLYAAGSAAGDAGADPLQVWEGLRGQREAEPATNTVVVDVPGGGHGTGSVRARLVLVGVSAPLLPVHRMAAERTAGVLAVVLMQARQEEELAARGRGDFLTDLAEGRISAEDAPGQARVLGFKPGGGPLLPVVMRLSSDLGPSGNWAVLARAVLEELSSVGVPVLLGVRPVEGRVPLLVSLRAESERTAVADRVSAALRAGVERAGLDRADAPPAVVVGVAGGWAAASAGLRHAAETATAAHGLPARPWYDARRLDIDLLLWRLREHPDLAAFVDRAIGPLRTHDTTSRPPLLPTLETYLAHAGRKAETARELHLNRQTLYNRLARISELLGTDLDDPETVLSLSLALRARRHTPSAS from the coding sequence ATGGAGAACCAGGGCGGGATCACGGTTCAGCGGGCACTGGAACTGCCCGGGCTGCGCGGCGGACTGCCGGAGGTGGTGGCCTGCGCCGACCGCCTGGGCCGGACCGTCCGCTGGGTGCACGCGGGCGAGGTGCCGAACATCGCCTCCCTGCTCAAGGGAGGTGAGCTGCTGCTGACCACGGGCTTGGGCCTCGGCACCCGGCCGGCCGAGCAGCGGGCCTTCGTCCGCCGCCTCGCGGACCGCGGGATCGCCGCGCTCGTGGTCGAACTGGGCCCGCGCTTCACCCGGCTGCCGGCGACCCTGGTGGAGACCGCGCGGTCGGCGGGGCTGCCCCTGGTCCAGCTCCACCGGGAGGTCCCCTTCGTGGCGGTCACGGAGGAGGTCCACACCGAGATCGTCAACCACCACTACGCACTGCTCCAGCGGGCCGAGGAGGTCCACCGGCGCTGTACGGAGGCGCTACTGGGCGGTGGGGGCATCCCCCAGGTCCTGCGGATCCTGGCCGACCTCACGGGGAACCCGGTGTTCTTGGAGACCCCCGACGGGCAACTCCTGTACGCGGCCGGCAGCGCGGCCGGGGACGCGGGCGCGGACCCGCTCCAGGTGTGGGAGGGCCTCCGCGGCCAGCGCGAGGCCGAACCCGCCACGAACACGGTGGTGGTCGACGTACCGGGCGGCGGCCACGGCACCGGCTCGGTCCGGGCCCGGCTCGTCCTGGTCGGCGTCTCGGCCCCGCTGCTCCCGGTGCACCGGATGGCGGCCGAACGCACGGCGGGTGTCCTGGCCGTCGTCCTGATGCAGGCGCGGCAGGAGGAGGAGCTGGCGGCGCGCGGCCGCGGCGACTTCCTGACGGACCTGGCGGAGGGCCGCATCTCGGCGGAGGACGCACCGGGACAGGCCCGGGTCCTGGGCTTCAAGCCGGGCGGCGGACCGCTGCTGCCGGTGGTGATGCGGCTGTCCTCGGACCTCGGACCGTCCGGGAACTGGGCCGTCCTGGCCCGCGCGGTGCTGGAGGAGCTGTCGTCCGTCGGGGTCCCGGTCCTGCTGGGCGTCCGCCCGGTCGAGGGCCGGGTGCCGCTGCTGGTCTCCCTGCGCGCGGAGTCGGAGCGCACGGCGGTGGCGGACCGGGTCTCGGCCGCGCTCCGGGCGGGCGTCGAACGGGCGGGCCTGGACCGGGCCGACGCGCCGCCGGCCGTGGTCGTCGGCGTGGCGGGTGGCTGGGCCGCGGCCTCGGCGGGCCTGCGCCACGCCGCGGAGACCGCGACGGCGGCCCACGGCCTACCGGCACGCCCCTGGTACGACGCGCGCCGCCTGGACATCGACCTGCTGCTGTGGCGGCTGCGCGAACATCCCGACCTGGCCGCCTTCGTGGACCGGGCGATCGGACCGCTCCGCACGCACGACACGACGTCGCGCCCGCCGCTCCTGCCCACCTTGGAGACGTACCTGGCCCACGCGGGCCGCAAGGCGGAGACGGCGCGCGAGCTCCATCTGAACCGGC